The following proteins come from a genomic window of Yinghuangia sp. ASG 101:
- a CDS encoding CAP domain-containing protein: MTNLAPGANRPLPDGGVTLRVPGPFDLSLLVTDDSGRVRGDADFVFFNQTTAPGVRLDGDTASVTPHALRAGATRVTLVVSPADPAARLGSLPTPSLTVTDPRGTVLAGFTPHPVTHERVLLLAELYARGGAWKIRALGQGYAEGLAGIARDFGVDVIDEPAPAPSLAASPPTLTPDGTNPFTARPPAPRTAPPVPTAPPPTPASDLTRLRTKVIALTNAERARHGLGALTPEPRLTDAAQAHSADMAVRDYFDHTGLDGRQPADRVRATGYDYSRVAENIAAGQNTPAEVVEGWMNSPGHRANILTPELTQIGIGLAHGGTYRTYWTQVFGTPLTRLPGLHYT, from the coding sequence ATGACCAATCTGGCCCCCGGCGCGAACCGCCCGCTACCCGACGGCGGCGTCACGCTGCGCGTTCCCGGCCCCTTCGACCTGTCCCTCCTCGTCACCGACGACAGCGGGCGTGTGCGCGGCGACGCCGACTTCGTGTTCTTCAACCAGACCACCGCGCCGGGCGTACGCCTCGACGGCGACACCGCGTCCGTCACCCCGCACGCCCTGCGCGCGGGCGCGACCCGCGTCACCCTCGTCGTCAGCCCCGCCGACCCCGCCGCCCGGCTCGGCTCGCTGCCCACCCCGTCACTCACCGTCACCGACCCGCGCGGCACCGTGCTGGCCGGCTTCACCCCGCACCCGGTCACGCACGAGCGCGTGCTGCTCCTCGCCGAGCTGTACGCCCGAGGCGGCGCGTGGAAGATCCGCGCCCTCGGCCAGGGCTACGCCGAGGGCCTGGCCGGAATCGCCCGCGACTTCGGCGTCGACGTCATCGACGAACCGGCCCCGGCCCCCTCCCTCGCCGCCTCCCCGCCCACCCTCACCCCCGACGGCACCAACCCCTTCACCGCACGCCCACCCGCCCCCCGCACCGCCCCACCCGTCCCCACAGCCCCACCTCCCACCCCCGCCTCCGACCTCACCCGCCTCCGTACCAAGGTCATCGCCCTCACCAACGCCGAACGCGCCCGCCACGGCCTCGGCGCCCTCACCCCCGAACCCCGCCTCACCGACGCCGCCCAGGCCCACAGCGCCGACATGGCCGTCCGCGACTACTTCGACCACACCGGCCTCGACGGCCGCCAACCCGCCGACCGCGTCCGCGCGACCGGCTACGACTACAGCCGCGTCGCCGAGAACATCGCCGCAGGCCAGAACACCCCCGCCGAGGTCGTCGAAGGCTGGATGAACAGCCCCGGCCACCGCGCGAACATCCTCACCCCCGAACTCACCCAAATCGGCATCGGCCTCGCCCACGGCGGCACCTACCGCACCTACTGGACCCAGGTCTTCGGCACCCCCCTCACCCGCCTCCCCGGCCTCCACTACACCTAG
- a CDS encoding MFS transporter, with protein MSTTTATPGDTIPVAPDVGGTRTDIEPERPSWGPLVVLLAGVFITTLDFFIVNVAIPATQSDLGASAAAIQWVVAGYGLALAALLITAGRLGDILGRRRMYMVGMALFTVSSAACGLAGNPEALIAARVVQGASAALLMPQVLGIVNIVYTGATRARAFVAYSLTIGLAGVFGQLIGGGLIEIDLFGMDWRSIYWINVPVGVAALLLTRRLVPESRGSGGTRLDVGGVVLVTAAMVAVVLPLVQGREQGWPLWTWLSLAAGPVLLGGFVAHQHRLRRRSGAPLVDLAMFRERSFSAGLGVVLAYQLTTASFFLVLALYLQMGHGMSALDSGLLFVTLGAGYFAGATQATRITARLGRQTIALGALLTAVGYGILAATVAATGVTGSVGLLVPGLVVSGLGMGVALAPMSAVVLAGVTARYAAAASGVLNTAQQVGNALGVALIGIVFYGALDSGASPNDYAHAFTWALIPLVACCTGTALLVQRLPRPAEAPETADV; from the coding sequence ATGTCCACGACCACGGCAACTCCCGGCGACACCATCCCCGTTGCGCCCGACGTCGGGGGGACGCGCACCGACATCGAGCCCGAACGCCCGTCGTGGGGACCGCTGGTGGTCCTGCTCGCGGGCGTATTCATCACCACGCTCGACTTCTTCATCGTCAACGTCGCGATCCCCGCGACGCAGTCCGACCTCGGAGCGAGCGCCGCCGCGATCCAGTGGGTCGTCGCCGGCTACGGGCTCGCGCTGGCCGCCCTGCTGATCACGGCCGGACGGCTCGGGGACATCCTCGGACGACGCCGCATGTACATGGTCGGGATGGCCCTGTTCACCGTCTCGTCCGCCGCGTGCGGGCTGGCCGGGAACCCGGAGGCGCTGATCGCCGCGCGCGTGGTGCAAGGCGCCTCGGCGGCCCTGCTCATGCCGCAGGTGCTCGGCATCGTGAACATCGTCTACACCGGCGCGACGCGGGCCCGGGCGTTCGTCGCGTACAGCCTGACCATCGGGCTCGCGGGCGTGTTCGGCCAGCTCATCGGCGGCGGGTTGATCGAAATCGATCTCTTCGGGATGGATTGGCGCAGCATCTACTGGATCAACGTCCCGGTGGGCGTCGCCGCGCTGCTGCTCACGCGGCGGCTGGTCCCCGAGTCGCGCGGCAGCGGAGGCACGCGTCTGGACGTCGGGGGCGTCGTCCTCGTCACCGCGGCGATGGTGGCCGTCGTCCTGCCGCTGGTGCAGGGCCGAGAACAGGGCTGGCCGCTGTGGACGTGGCTGTCGCTGGCCGCGGGCCCCGTCCTGCTCGGCGGCTTTGTCGCACACCAGCACCGGCTGCGGCGGCGGAGCGGTGCCCCGCTGGTCGACCTCGCGATGTTCCGCGAGCGGTCGTTCTCCGCGGGGCTCGGCGTGGTGCTCGCGTACCAGCTCACGACGGCGTCGTTCTTCCTGGTGCTCGCGCTGTACCTGCAGATGGGGCACGGCATGAGCGCCCTCGACTCGGGGCTGCTGTTCGTGACGCTCGGCGCCGGCTATTTCGCGGGTGCGACGCAGGCCACCAGGATCACCGCGCGGCTCGGCCGCCAGACGATCGCTCTCGGTGCGCTGTTGACCGCGGTGGGCTATGGGATTCTCGCGGCGACCGTGGCCGCGACCGGGGTGACCGGGTCGGTGGGCCTGCTGGTGCCCGGGCTGGTCGTCTCGGGGCTGGGGATGGGCGTCGCGCTGGCCCCGATGTCGGCGGTCGTCCTCGCGGGTGTGACGGCGCGCTACGCGGCGGCTGCGTCGGGTGTGCTGAACACCGCGCAGCAGGTCGGCAACGCGCTCGGGGTCGCGCTGATCGGCATCGTGTTCTACGGCGCACTCGACTCCGGTGCGTCGCCGAACGACTACGCGCACGCGTTCACGTGGGCGCTGATCCCGCTGGTGGCCTGCTGCACGGGGACGGCGCTGCTCGTCCAACGGCTGCCGCGGCCGGCGGAGGCGCCCGAGACGGCCGACGTGTGA
- a CDS encoding nuclear transport factor 2 family protein, translating to MTATTTDYAAAVERYLAVWNEPDPVRRRALAEAAFTEDAAYTDPLADVAGRDAVDMVVGAVRNEFPGLTFTLAGPVDGHHNLVRFTWHLGPEGGEALAIGFDVAVLAEDGRIRTVHGFLDKVPTGS from the coding sequence ATGACCGCCACGACCACCGATTACGCCGCCGCAGTCGAGCGCTACCTCGCGGTGTGGAACGAGCCCGACCCGGTCCGGCGCCGCGCCCTCGCCGAAGCCGCGTTCACCGAGGACGCCGCGTACACCGACCCGCTGGCCGACGTGGCCGGCCGCGACGCCGTCGACATGGTCGTCGGGGCGGTGCGGAACGAGTTCCCCGGCCTGACCTTCACCCTCGCCGGGCCCGTCGACGGCCACCACAACCTGGTGCGCTTCACGTGGCACCTCGGCCCCGAGGGCGGCGAGGCGCTCGCGATCGGCTTCGACGTCGCGGTGCTGGCCGAGGACGGACGGATCCGGACGGTGCACGGGTTCCTCGACAAGGTCCCGACCGGGAGCTGA
- a CDS encoding AAA family ATPase, which translates to MVYGRADERAAVESLLADARDVGTSGVLVVRGEPGIGKTALLDHAAAGATAHGVPVVRATSAEFEAELPYAGLSLLLRPALAHTGALPEPQRRALDAALGLAAGTAPEPMFVGLAVLSLLSEYAGDGPLLCVLDDAQWLDRVSRDALVFAARRLHAEGIVMLFGARDGEGAFPAPGLPELRLHGLPPAEAGALLDAHAPDLTPTARFRVLAEAHGNPLALLELPVALTEHSGSAVFQPGALPLTSRLQLAFHGQVSRLPEATQTLLLLAALDDSGDLGVVLRAGARLGASAPDLEPARAAGLLRLAEPGAPDRLDAGTAGFRHPLIRTAVRRRAPLDRRLAAHRALADALDAPDQADRRAWQLAAAATGPDDDAADALDRTADRARERGGYAAAARAYELASRLTTDQPGRVRRLALAAQWASEAGDLDQARDFAIRCAPDAHDPRVRATLALVHGLADFWQGAFPTSHKTLVAGADDVAPHSPGHAARLLIDATHTAWYLGEHEVDATLGRLAALKLADDDPVTPVAHYLVACLYDAPRHTEPVAPPRLADTVAAARAAGGVDARALQLLCGVALTQGYDTDAHDLAAELAADSRRRGGVGRLPTLLFFQVEAEVFDNRYADALATASEALAFARDTGQQQWVSQFHSVLALLRAAEGDEEACRDAADAALRTGVGTAMAPGTPWAYWALGLLDLGLGRAGAALARLEQLTREPLRHHICASRSTPDLVEAAVRVGEPERAAEQFARFQVWAQRVRQPWADAVVLRCRAMMAAGGNGGPDTRTSPDTVEDLWTRALARHDPERRPMEHARTALLYGEWLRRGRRKTEAREHLRSALEEFERLGARPWAERARTELDATGTGTARPADASPTGAAAVLTPQELQITRLAAQGLSNRDIAAQLFLSPRTVGHHLYKAYPKLGIVSRTELAGIPDLAGG; encoded by the coding sequence ATGGTGTACGGAAGAGCCGACGAGCGGGCCGCCGTCGAGTCCCTGCTCGCCGACGCGCGCGACGTCGGCACCAGCGGGGTCCTCGTCGTCCGCGGTGAGCCCGGGATCGGGAAGACCGCGCTGCTCGACCACGCGGCGGCCGGCGCGACGGCGCACGGCGTACCGGTGGTGCGCGCGACGAGTGCGGAGTTCGAGGCCGAGCTGCCGTACGCCGGTCTGAGCCTCCTCCTGCGCCCCGCACTCGCGCACACCGGCGCACTCCCCGAACCGCAGCGCCGCGCCCTCGACGCGGCACTCGGCCTGGCCGCCGGCACCGCGCCGGAGCCGATGTTCGTCGGCCTGGCCGTGCTGTCGCTGCTGTCGGAGTACGCGGGCGACGGGCCGCTGCTGTGTGTGCTCGACGACGCGCAGTGGCTCGACCGGGTCTCGCGCGACGCCCTGGTGTTCGCGGCCCGCCGGCTGCACGCCGAGGGCATCGTCATGCTCTTCGGCGCGCGCGACGGCGAGGGGGCCTTCCCCGCACCGGGATTGCCCGAGCTGCGGTTGCACGGCCTGCCGCCCGCGGAGGCCGGCGCACTGCTCGACGCGCACGCCCCCGACCTCACGCCGACCGCCCGCTTCCGCGTACTCGCCGAGGCGCACGGCAACCCGCTCGCGCTGCTCGAACTCCCCGTGGCCCTCACCGAGCACAGCGGCTCGGCGGTGTTCCAGCCGGGTGCGCTGCCGCTGACCAGCCGACTGCAACTCGCCTTCCACGGCCAGGTCAGCCGACTGCCCGAGGCCACCCAGACGCTCCTGCTGCTCGCCGCCCTCGACGACTCGGGGGATCTCGGCGTCGTACTGCGCGCCGGAGCGCGGCTCGGCGCCTCCGCGCCGGATCTCGAACCGGCGCGCGCCGCCGGGCTCCTGCGCCTGGCCGAGCCCGGCGCGCCCGACCGGCTCGACGCCGGGACGGCGGGATTCCGCCACCCGCTGATCCGCACCGCCGTACGCCGACGCGCCCCGCTGGACCGCCGCCTGGCCGCACACCGCGCACTCGCCGACGCACTCGACGCCCCCGACCAGGCCGACCGGCGCGCGTGGCAGCTCGCCGCCGCGGCGACCGGCCCCGACGACGACGCCGCCGACGCACTCGACCGCACCGCCGACCGGGCCCGGGAACGCGGCGGGTACGCGGCAGCCGCCCGCGCCTACGAGCTCGCGTCCCGCCTGACCACCGACCAACCCGGCCGGGTCCGCCGCCTCGCCCTCGCCGCGCAGTGGGCGTCCGAGGCCGGAGACCTCGACCAGGCCCGCGACTTCGCGATCCGCTGCGCACCCGACGCCCACGACCCGCGCGTACGCGCGACCCTCGCCCTCGTCCACGGCCTCGCCGACTTCTGGCAGGGCGCGTTCCCCACATCGCACAAGACCCTGGTCGCCGGAGCCGACGACGTCGCCCCCCACTCCCCCGGCCACGCGGCACGCCTGCTCATCGACGCCACCCACACCGCCTGGTACCTCGGCGAACACGAAGTCGACGCCACCTTGGGCCGGTTGGCGGCGCTCAAGCTCGCCGACGACGACCCGGTCACGCCCGTCGCGCACTACCTCGTCGCGTGCCTGTACGACGCGCCGCGCCACACCGAGCCCGTCGCACCCCCGCGGCTCGCCGACACCGTCGCCGCCGCCCGCGCCGCCGGCGGCGTGGACGCCCGCGCGCTCCAACTCCTGTGCGGCGTCGCCCTCACCCAGGGCTACGACACCGACGCCCACGACCTGGCCGCCGAACTCGCCGCCGACAGCCGGCGCCGAGGCGGCGTCGGACGCCTGCCGACGCTGCTGTTCTTCCAAGTGGAAGCCGAGGTCTTCGACAACCGGTACGCGGACGCGCTCGCCACCGCGAGCGAAGCCCTCGCCTTCGCCCGCGACACCGGACAGCAGCAGTGGGTCAGCCAGTTCCACAGTGTCCTCGCCCTCCTGCGCGCCGCCGAAGGCGACGAGGAAGCCTGCCGCGACGCGGCCGACGCGGCCCTGCGCACCGGCGTCGGCACCGCCATGGCACCGGGAACTCCCTGGGCCTACTGGGCACTCGGCCTGCTCGACCTGGGCCTCGGCCGCGCCGGTGCCGCCCTCGCGCGCCTGGAGCAGCTCACCCGCGAACCGCTGCGCCACCACATCTGCGCGAGCCGCAGCACACCCGATCTCGTCGAGGCAGCCGTCCGCGTCGGCGAACCCGAGCGCGCCGCCGAGCAGTTCGCGCGGTTCCAGGTCTGGGCGCAGCGCGTCCGGCAGCCGTGGGCGGACGCCGTCGTGCTGCGCTGCCGGGCGATGATGGCCGCCGGCGGCAACGGCGGCCCCGACACCCGCACGTCGCCCGACACCGTGGAAGACCTGTGGACGCGCGCCCTCGCCCGGCACGACCCGGAGCGCCGCCCGATGGAACACGCGCGTACCGCGCTGCTGTACGGCGAATGGCTGCGCCGCGGGCGGCGCAAGACCGAGGCGCGCGAGCATCTGCGGTCCGCCCTGGAGGAGTTCGAGCGGCTGGGCGCCCGGCCCTGGGCCGAGCGGGCACGGACCGAACTGGACGCCACCGGAACCGGCACGGCCCGTCCCGCCGACGCCTCCCCCACGGGCGCCGCGGCCGTTCTGACGCCGCAGGAACTCCAGATCACGCGGCTCGCGGCGCAGGGCCTGTCCAATCGCGACATCGCCGCCCAACTGTTCCTGAGCCCGCGTACCGTCGGACACCACCTGTACAAGGCGTATCCGAAGCTCGGCATCGTCTCCCGCACCGAACTCGCGGGAATCCCGGACCTGGCGGGCGGGTGA
- a CDS encoding TetR/AcrR family transcriptional regulator, which produces MAELVPDLRADGHTDWRAYDPISLPPILAASLDAFDEHGYHGTTVRDIARRVGVTVPALYYHYENKQALLVELLLGSMKAVLGRCHTAVADAGDHPVERFSALVECIVLYMSNRAPMAFLDTETRSLEPDNRAQYIALRDELEALVQTSVREAVAMGEFTAPYPVDSARAVLTMSQAVANWYRREGPLTPQQIADRYVAIALACVGYGAPAPRRTVRP; this is translated from the coding sequence ATGGCCGAGCTGGTGCCGGATCTTCGGGCCGACGGGCACACCGACTGGCGTGCGTACGACCCCATAAGCCTGCCGCCGATCCTGGCGGCCTCACTCGACGCGTTCGACGAACACGGCTACCACGGCACCACCGTGCGCGACATCGCCCGGCGCGTCGGAGTCACCGTCCCCGCGCTGTACTACCACTACGAGAACAAGCAGGCGCTCCTCGTCGAGCTGCTGCTCGGATCGATGAAGGCCGTCCTCGGCCGCTGCCACACCGCGGTCGCGGACGCCGGCGACCACCCCGTCGAGCGGTTCTCCGCCCTGGTGGAGTGCATCGTGCTGTACATGTCCAACCGGGCGCCCATGGCCTTCCTCGACACCGAGACGCGCAGCCTGGAACCCGACAACCGGGCCCAATACATCGCGCTGCGCGACGAGTTGGAGGCCCTGGTGCAGACCAGTGTGCGCGAGGCCGTCGCGATGGGCGAGTTCACGGCGCCCTACCCGGTCGACTCGGCCCGCGCGGTGCTGACGATGTCCCAGGCCGTCGCCAACTGGTACCGCCGGGAAGGCCCGTTGACACCGCAGCAGATCGCCGACCGGTACGTGGCGATAGCCCTCGCGTGCGTGGGCTACGGTGCGCCGGCACCCCGGCGCACCGTCCGGCCCTGA
- a CDS encoding thiolase family protein, translating into MTTAVIVDAVRSASGKGKPGGALSGTHPVALLGDVLRQLVARNDLDPALIDDVITGCVSQGGDQSLNIARNALLAAGFPEAVPGTTVDRQCGSSQQAAHFAAQGVIAGAYDIVVAAGVESMSRVPMGSTAQGGDPYAPLTARYPEGLILQGYSAELIAARWKFDREALDGFSARSHRLAAEAAAAGAFDREIVPINVVGTDGTNVAFRVDETVRASTTPEGLAGLKPAFVDDAMGARFPEINWSITPGNSSPLTDGASAVLIMSEEKANALGLTPRARFHAFAVTGDDPMLMLTGVIPATHKVLARAGLSIDDIDAFEVNEAFAPVPLAWAKDTGADLDKTNIRGGAIALGHPLGASGGRLTSTLLGVLESTGGRWGLQTMCEGGGMANAMVIERL; encoded by the coding sequence ATGACCACCGCAGTGATCGTCGACGCCGTCCGCAGTGCGTCGGGCAAGGGCAAGCCCGGCGGCGCGCTGTCCGGGACACACCCCGTGGCGTTGCTCGGCGACGTCCTGCGCCAACTCGTCGCCCGCAACGACCTCGATCCGGCGCTGATCGACGACGTCATCACCGGGTGCGTGTCGCAGGGCGGCGACCAGTCGCTCAACATCGCGCGAAACGCCTTGCTGGCGGCGGGCTTTCCCGAGGCCGTGCCCGGCACCACGGTCGACCGGCAGTGCGGGTCCAGCCAGCAGGCCGCGCATTTCGCGGCGCAGGGTGTGATCGCGGGGGCGTACGACATCGTCGTCGCGGCCGGGGTGGAGTCGATGAGCCGCGTGCCGATGGGGTCCACCGCACAGGGCGGCGACCCGTACGCGCCGCTGACGGCCCGGTATCCGGAGGGGCTGATCCTCCAGGGCTACTCCGCCGAACTCATCGCGGCCCGCTGGAAGTTCGACCGTGAGGCGCTGGACGGGTTCTCGGCGCGCTCGCACCGCCTGGCGGCGGAGGCGGCGGCCGCGGGGGCGTTCGACCGGGAGATCGTGCCGATCAACGTCGTCGGCACCGACGGGACGAACGTCGCGTTCCGCGTCGACGAGACCGTGCGCGCGTCCACGACACCCGAGGGACTGGCCGGGCTCAAGCCCGCGTTCGTGGACGACGCGATGGGGGCGCGCTTCCCCGAGATCAACTGGAGTATCACGCCGGGCAATTCGTCGCCGCTCACGGACGGCGCGTCGGCGGTGCTCATCATGAGCGAGGAGAAGGCGAACGCGCTGGGGCTGACGCCGCGTGCCCGCTTCCACGCGTTCGCCGTCACCGGCGACGACCCGATGCTCATGCTCACCGGGGTCATCCCGGCGACGCACAAGGTGCTGGCGCGGGCGGGGCTGTCGATCGACGACATCGACGCGTTCGAGGTGAACGAGGCCTTCGCTCCGGTGCCGTTGGCGTGGGCGAAGGACACCGGTGCCGACCTGGACAAGACCAACATCCGGGGCGGCGCGATCGCGCTGGGGCACCCGCTGGGGGCGTCCGGGGGGCGGCTGACGTCGACGCTGCTCGGCGTCCTGGAGTCGACCGGCGGGCGCTGGGGGCTGCAGACGATGTGCGAGGGCGGCGGCATGGCCAACGCCATGGTCATCGAGCGCCTTTGA
- a CDS encoding aldehyde dehydrogenase family protein → MTQASSPATMTIGGTAHSATATIDVVNPATGTVFAQAPDCSPAQLDAAFASAATAFGTWRRDEDTRRDLLRACAKALTARTDDIAVLLTTEQGKPLAEAAGEVRSVAAWLTYYADLEIPREITRDDKRGFAEVVRRPIGPVAAITPWNFPLTLAFWKLAPALRAGNTVVLKPSPYTPLSTLLVGEILRDVLPPGVVNTVSGGDRLGALMTAHPLARKISFTGSVETGRRVAAAAAPDLKRVTLELGGNDAAIVLDDADVPAIADKLFWGAFANNGQVCSAVKRVYVPRALHDDLVEALAVRARGVRVGDGATEGVRLGPVNNRPQFDRVSGLVADALARGATAAAGGHPLELSGGQGYFYAPTILTGAEDGTPIVDEEQFGPALPVVPYTELDDAVDRVNAGHFGLGGSVWSADPDRAADVAARLDVGTAWINTHLALAPAQPFGGAKWSGLGVENGPWGLYGFTELQVIHRAR, encoded by the coding sequence ATGACGCAGGCGTCGAGCCCCGCCACCATGACCATCGGCGGCACCGCGCACTCCGCCACCGCGACGATCGACGTCGTCAACCCCGCCACCGGCACGGTGTTCGCCCAGGCCCCCGACTGCTCCCCCGCCCAGCTGGACGCCGCCTTCGCGTCGGCCGCCACCGCGTTCGGCACCTGGCGCCGCGACGAAGACACCCGGCGCGACCTGCTGCGCGCCTGCGCGAAGGCACTCACCGCCCGCACCGACGACATCGCTGTCCTGCTCACCACCGAACAGGGCAAGCCGCTCGCCGAGGCCGCCGGGGAGGTCCGTAGCGTCGCCGCCTGGCTCACCTACTACGCCGACCTGGAGATCCCCCGCGAGATCACACGCGACGACAAACGCGGCTTCGCCGAGGTGGTCCGCCGCCCGATCGGCCCCGTCGCGGCCATCACCCCGTGGAACTTCCCCCTCACGCTCGCGTTTTGGAAGCTGGCCCCGGCACTGCGCGCGGGCAACACCGTCGTCCTCAAGCCGTCGCCGTACACGCCGCTGTCCACGCTGCTGGTCGGGGAGATCCTGCGCGACGTCCTGCCGCCCGGCGTGGTCAACACCGTCAGCGGCGGCGACCGGCTCGGCGCCCTCATGACCGCGCACCCGCTGGCCCGCAAGATCAGCTTCACCGGGTCGGTCGAGACCGGCAGGCGCGTCGCCGCCGCGGCGGCCCCCGACCTCAAGCGCGTCACCCTGGAACTCGGCGGCAACGACGCCGCGATCGTCCTCGACGACGCCGACGTCCCGGCGATCGCCGACAAACTCTTCTGGGGCGCGTTCGCCAACAACGGCCAGGTGTGCTCCGCGGTCAAACGCGTGTACGTGCCGCGCGCCCTGCACGACGACCTCGTGGAGGCACTCGCGGTCCGCGCCCGGGGCGTACGGGTCGGCGACGGCGCCACCGAGGGAGTGCGGCTCGGCCCGGTCAACAACCGGCCGCAGTTCGACCGCGTCAGCGGACTCGTCGCCGACGCGCTGGCCCGCGGCGCCACCGCCGCCGCGGGCGGACACCCCCTCGAACTCAGCGGCGGACAGGGGTACTTCTACGCGCCGACGATCCTCACCGGCGCCGAGGACGGCACCCCGATCGTCGACGAGGAACAGTTCGGGCCCGCGCTGCCGGTCGTGCCGTACACCGAACTCGACGACGCCGTCGACCGCGTCAACGCCGGCCACTTCGGCCTCGGCGGCTCGGTGTGGTCCGCCGACCCGGACCGCGCCGCCGATGTCGCGGCGCGCCTCGACGTCGGCACGGCCTGGATCAACACCCACCTCGCGCTCGCCCCCGCGCAGCCGTTCGGTGGAGCCAAGTGGAGCGGCCTCGGTGTCGAGAACGGGCCGTGGGGGTTGTACGGATTCACCGAACTCCAGGTGATCCACCGGGCGCGCTAG
- a CDS encoding HD domain-containing protein, whose amino-acid sequence MASDVLRRALVDTRDPDPRPLPDRVVDLLCRVDAPPRLAAHLRLVHDVAWRIAGWVERDYPDVGFDREEVLFGAATHDIGKVVHPNELCGPGHAHELAGYELLYDNGVEARLARFTCTHGTWSEPGLALEDLLVCVADKIWKGARAARLDDLVVGHLVAGGTRGRERWSVFAALDDLLTDLAADADLRLEFQARHPVYTAPRGARRVV is encoded by the coding sequence ATGGCGTCAGACGTGTTGCGCCGGGCCTTGGTGGACACCAGGGACCCGGACCCTCGCCCGCTGCCCGACCGGGTGGTCGACCTGCTGTGCCGGGTCGACGCTCCGCCGCGCCTTGCCGCGCACCTGAGACTCGTCCACGACGTGGCCTGGCGTATCGCCGGCTGGGTCGAACGCGACTACCCGGACGTCGGGTTCGACCGCGAGGAGGTGCTGTTCGGGGCGGCGACGCACGACATCGGCAAGGTGGTCCACCCGAACGAACTCTGCGGCCCCGGCCACGCGCACGAGCTGGCGGGGTACGAACTCCTTTACGACAACGGCGTGGAGGCCCGGCTCGCCCGCTTCACGTGTACGCACGGCACCTGGTCGGAGCCCGGCCTCGCACTGGAGGACCTGCTGGTCTGCGTCGCCGACAAGATCTGGAAGGGCGCCCGGGCGGCCCGCCTCGACGACCTGGTCGTCGGCCACCTTGTCGCCGGCGGCACGCGGGGCAGGGAGCGCTGGTCGGTGTTCGCCGCGCTGGACGACCTGTTGACCGACCTCGCGGCCGACGCCGACCTGCGCCTGGAGTTCCAGGCCCGGCATCCCGTGTACACCGCGCCGCGGGGAGCGCGCCGGGTGGTGTGA
- a CDS encoding nucleoside/nucleotide kinase family protein — translation MTNPAPPFDALVRDVLRLLSDRAPREGARLVLGLAGPPAAGKSTLARHLVRAVRDRLGDGVAAYVPLDGFHLSTAQLRRLGRLDRKGAPDTFDVCGYAALLHRLVTETDHDVFVPDYDRTLHEPIAARHVVPARTRLIITEGNYLADDAADWREARRYIHTLWYLDAPDAVRETRLMDRQLAGGKDESAARAWVLRSDRRNGDRVKPTRGRCDRALVAPPLPPAPDA, via the coding sequence ATGACGAACCCGGCACCCCCTTTCGACGCGCTCGTGCGCGACGTCCTGCGCCTGCTGTCCGACCGTGCGCCCCGCGAGGGCGCCCGGCTCGTGCTCGGCCTCGCGGGGCCACCCGCCGCCGGCAAATCCACGCTGGCCCGCCACCTGGTTCGCGCCGTCCGCGACCGGCTCGGCGACGGTGTCGCGGCGTACGTCCCGCTCGACGGCTTCCACCTCTCCACCGCGCAACTGCGGCGCCTCGGACGACTCGACCGCAAGGGGGCGCCCGACACGTTCGACGTGTGCGGGTACGCCGCACTGCTGCATCGACTCGTGACCGAAACCGATCACGACGTGTTCGTCCCCGACTACGACCGGACGCTCCACGAACCCATCGCGGCACGCCACGTCGTCCCGGCGCGCACGCGCCTGATCATCACCGAGGGGAACTACCTCGCGGACGACGCCGCCGACTGGCGCGAGGCGCGGCGGTACATCCACACCCTGTGGTACCTCGACGCGCCCGACGCCGTCCGCGAAACGCGTCTGATGGACCGCCAACTGGCGGGCGGGAAGGACGAATCCGCCGCGCGAGCCTGGGTCCTGCGCAGCGACCGCCGCAACGGCGACCGCGTGAAACCGACGCGCGGGCGCTGCGACCGGGCGCTGGTCGCCCCGCCGCTGCCACCCGCGCCCGACGCGTGA